In Anthonomus grandis grandis chromosome 5, icAntGran1.3, whole genome shotgun sequence, the following are encoded in one genomic region:
- the LOC126736297 gene encoding venom acid phosphatase Acph-1-like gives MLLKTLFILCLVSLVKSSTDDSNNSLVLVHTLFRHGNRTIEDNIYDTNPYGDESFYAPYGYNQLTKEGKRTEFKIGKALRERYDNLLGSEYNINLIDARSTVANRTKMSLLLVLASLYPPSGELIWNDQLNWQPIPYNTFDVDKEIYGRKVCINYKKAYKKLVKTDEILSTLKPYQEMFDYLTEKTGKKIQKAKKAADLYLELITQAAYGYPLEDWTSKYMDQMYNITIYNYHLLAYTKKLKRLSAGYLLKKIIADSETIITNPKSPSKMYLYSAHEKNIANLLVTLNLFDDMIPTFGSYVLIELHLIDNVYGFKFFYQNYRKEEPVLLTIPGCDEFCPIATFKELVSDYLPADSYCEVGSDDDDD, from the exons ATGCTTTTGAAAACATTATTCATTTTGTGTCTCGTATCACTCGTAAAATCATCAACCGATGATAGTAATAATTCCTTGGTTCTAGTACATACA CTATTTAGACATGGAAACCGAACAATTGAGGATAACATCTATGATACAAACCCTTATGGGGATGAGTCTTTTTACGCCCCTTATGGATACAATCAGCTAACAAAG gaaGGAAAACGTACTGAATTTAAAATTGGAAAAGCACTTAGAGAACGCTATGATAATCTGCTAGGATCAGAGtataatattaacttaataGATGCAAGAAGTACTGTTGCAAATAGAACAAAAATGTCTTTGTTGTTAGTACTAGCCAGCTTATATCCTCCTTCTGGTGAATTGATTTGGAACGATCAGCTTAACTGGCAACCTATTCCATATAATACGTTTGATGTTGATAAG GAAATCTATGGAAGAAAAGTTTgcataaattacaaaaaagctTACAAGAAATTAGTGAAGACAGATGAGATTTTGTCTACCCTAAAGCCTTATCAAGAAATGTTTGATTACCTTACTGAAAAAACTGGTAAGAAAATTCAAAAGGCTAAGAAGGCTGCTGAcctttatttagaattaattacACAG gcAGCCTATGGTTATCCTCTGGAAGACTGGACCAGCAAATACATGGACCAAATGTATAACATTACAATATACAACTATCATTTATTGGcttacacaaaaaaattaaaacgtctTTCCGCTG gttatcttttaaagaaaatcatagCAGACTCAGAGACTATTATAACTAACCCAAAATCACcctcaaaaatgtatttgtattcAGCACACGAGAAAAACATTGCCAACTTATTAGTGACTTTAAACCTGTTCGACGATATGATTCCAACGTTCGGAAGTTATGTACTAATCGAATTACACCTGATTGATAACGTTTATGGATTTAAG TTCTTTTATCAAAACTACAGGAAAGAAGAGCCAGTGCTACTTACAATTCCTGGATGCGACGAATTCTGCCCCATTGCTACTTTTAAGGAACTCGTTTCGGACTATTTGCCTGCTGATAGTTATTGTGAAGTTGGTAGTGACGATGATGATGATTag